A single region of the Changchengzhania lutea genome encodes:
- a CDS encoding YbbR-like domain-containing protein, whose translation MIKKLKSNLITSIKNRKINVFILFLVSAFVILIFLKLSKEYTNTLVFDIDKINVPQENVILNDSSIRLNVTLKTHGFKWLKYYFSKPKIVVDFSKDVNKKDSMFVWSKSKSFLENTQFDKQIELLNIFPDTLVFRYDVNLVKKIPVILISDIEFSNGYDMTGDFNLKPDSVEVIGPKVLVSKMDSIATKKLVLGDVKLNLNEILELNLPDNNKDLIFPTKNINVSATVEKFTEGTLKVPVSVVNVPKGIDIKYFPKEVNISYYVSLSAFNTISVKDFEVICDYSKVIENQNFLVPELNTLTDQVKNVKLHQQRIEFIISK comes from the coding sequence ATGATAAAAAAACTAAAATCAAATCTTATTACATCTATAAAGAATAGAAAAATCAATGTATTTATTCTCTTCTTAGTATCGGCATTTGTCATTCTAATATTTTTGAAGCTTTCAAAAGAATATACTAATACATTGGTTTTTGATATTGATAAAATTAATGTGCCTCAAGAAAACGTCATATTAAACGATTCGAGCATAAGATTAAATGTCACCCTTAAAACACATGGGTTCAAATGGTTAAAATACTATTTTTCCAAACCCAAGATTGTAGTCGACTTTTCTAAAGATGTCAATAAAAAAGACTCCATGTTTGTTTGGAGTAAGTCTAAATCTTTTTTAGAAAACACACAGTTTGACAAGCAAATTGAATTGCTCAATATTTTTCCTGATACATTGGTGTTTAGGTATGATGTTAATCTGGTTAAAAAAATTCCTGTCATACTAATTTCAGATATAGAATTTAGCAACGGTTATGACATGACTGGTGATTTTAATCTCAAGCCAGACTCTGTGGAAGTGATAGGGCCCAAGGTACTAGTTTCTAAAATGGATAGTATAGCTACAAAAAAATTGGTTTTAGGGGATGTCAAATTAAATTTGAACGAAATTTTAGAATTAAATTTACCTGATAACAATAAGGATTTAATATTTCCAACAAAAAATATTAATGTTAGCGCAACTGTTGAAAAATTTACTGAAGGCACCTTAAAAGTTCCCGTGAGTGTGGTAAATGTGCCCAAGGGTATAGATATTAAGTACTTTCCAAAAGAAGTGAATATTTCTTATTATGTTAGTTTAAGTGCATTCAATACGATTTCAGTTAAAGATTTTGAGGTTATTTGTGACTATAGTAAGGTTATTGAAAACCAAAATTTTTTAGTACCAGAATTGAATACTCTAACAGATCAAGTGAAAAATGTAAAATTGCATCAACAGCGTATCGAATTTATAATTTCAAAATGA
- a CDS encoding glycosyltransferase, producing the protein MHLEFSFIIPVYNRPEEIRELLQSFNDLQTGLKYEIVIVEDGSKETSKAVADSFSNYLNISYFFKENTGPGDSRNFGMKHAKGNYFIILDSDCILPEHYLNEVNENLKTVYVDCYGGPDAAHASFTPLQKAIDFTMTSFITTGGIRGNKNSVDKFQPRSFNMGLSKKAFLASGGFGLIHPGEDPDLSIRLWDLGFETKLIPKAFVYHKRRISWRKFYEQVTKFGMVRPILNQWHPQTKKITYWFPTLFALGLLTSVVLFFIGFKWPLVMYTLYFVVAFFLALLKTKSIKVSLLAVWAIIIQFFGYGYGFMKSHLVLNIFQKEPQIYFSELFFKQK; encoded by the coding sequence ATGCATTTAGAGTTTTCTTTTATAATTCCAGTTTATAATCGTCCAGAAGAAATTCGTGAGCTTTTGCAAAGTTTTAATGATTTACAAACGGGTTTGAAATATGAAATAGTTATTGTTGAAGATGGTTCTAAGGAAACTTCAAAGGCTGTAGCAGATTCTTTTTCCAACTACTTGAATATATCTTATTTTTTTAAAGAGAATACAGGTCCAGGAGATTCCAGGAATTTTGGAATGAAGCATGCTAAAGGCAACTACTTTATTATTTTAGATTCCGATTGTATTCTACCTGAACACTATTTAAATGAAGTTAATGAAAATTTAAAAACCGTTTACGTTGATTGTTATGGTGGCCCTGACGCTGCTCATGCATCCTTTACACCGCTTCAAAAGGCTATAGACTTTACCATGACCTCTTTTATCACCACAGGCGGAATTAGAGGAAATAAGAACAGTGTTGATAAATTTCAACCCAGAAGTTTTAATATGGGACTCTCTAAAAAGGCTTTTTTAGCATCTGGTGGCTTTGGGTTGATTCATCCTGGCGAAGATCCGGATTTATCAATCAGACTTTGGGATTTAGGATTCGAAACCAAATTAATTCCTAAAGCATTTGTATACCATAAAAGGCGCATATCTTGGCGAAAATTTTATGAGCAAGTTACCAAGTTTGGTATGGTACGACCTATATTGAATCAATGGCATCCACAAACGAAAAAGATAACCTACTGGTTCCCTACGTTATTTGCACTAGGGTTGCTAACTTCTGTGGTATTATTTTTTATTGGTTTTAAATGGCCGCTAGTCATGTATACTTTGTATTTTGTAGTTGCATTTTTTTTAGCGTTATTAAAAACAAAAAGCATCAAGGTGTCGTTATTGGCAGTATGGGCTATAATAATTCAATTTTTTGGTTACGGCTATGGCTTCATGAAGTCCCATCTAGTATTGAACATTTTTCAGAAAGAACCACAAATCTATTTTTCAGAATTATTTTTTAAGCAAAAATGA
- a CDS encoding enoyl-ACP reductase FabI, whose protein sequence is MSYNLLRGKKGIIFGALDSNSIAWKTAERVHEEGGQFVLTNAPVAMRMGQINELAEKTGSQIIPADATSEEDLKNLVEQSMEILGGKIDFVLHSIGMSINVRKGKHYTDQNYDWTQKGTDVSAMSFHKVMQTLYKADAMNEWGSIVALTYMAAQRVFPDYNDMADNKAYLESIARSFGYFFGRDKKVRVNTISQSPTPTTAGSGVKGFNGFIAYADKMSPLGNATALDCANYTVSLFSDLTKRVTLQNLYNDGGFSNMGVSDQVMDTFTKE, encoded by the coding sequence ATGTCATATAATTTATTAAGAGGAAAAAAGGGAATTATTTTTGGAGCATTGGATTCTAATTCAATCGCTTGGAAAACTGCTGAACGTGTTCATGAAGAAGGTGGCCAATTTGTATTAACAAATGCGCCAGTGGCCATGAGAATGGGACAGATAAATGAGCTGGCTGAAAAAACAGGCTCTCAAATTATTCCTGCCGATGCGACTTCCGAAGAGGATTTAAAGAATTTAGTCGAGCAATCCATGGAAATTCTTGGCGGAAAAATTGATTTTGTGTTGCACTCTATAGGCATGTCTATTAACGTTAGGAAAGGGAAGCATTATACCGATCAAAACTATGATTGGACACAAAAAGGAACGGATGTTTCCGCTATGTCTTTTCATAAAGTCATGCAAACGCTTTATAAAGCAGATGCTATGAATGAATGGGGAAGTATAGTGGCATTAACTTATATGGCTGCACAACGCGTATTCCCTGATTATAATGATATGGCCGATAATAAAGCCTATTTAGAAAGTATTGCACGTAGCTTTGGGTATTTCTTTGGGCGTGATAAAAAGGTGAGAGTGAATACTATTTCGCAATCGCCAACGCCAACAACCGCAGGTAGTGGCGTAAAAGGATTTAATGGTTTTATCGCATATGCCGATAAAATGTCGCCACTTGGTAATGCTACAGCTTTGGACTGTGCTAATTACACAGTGTCTTTGTTTAGTGATTTAACGAAACGCGTAACCTTGCAAAACCTCTATAACGATGGTGGATTTAGCAATATGGGTGTTAGCGACCAAGTTATGGATACCTTTACAAAAGAATAA
- the recN gene encoding DNA repair protein RecN produces the protein MLTSLSIKNYALIDQLQVDFNDGLSIITGETGAGKSILLGGLSLILGKRADLSSLKDNTQKCIVEAVFNVSNYKLQALFKDEDFDYDDQTIIRREILPSGKSRAFVNDSPVNLSSLQNLGERLIDIHSQHQTLQLTNNDFQFQIIDALANNEESLHKYKKELKQFKTLEKEYSELVSFQAEAIKEHDYHSFLLKELLEANLVDGELKFLEDEYETLNNIEGIKEKLLESYELLNAEQIGVLPTMTALKNSLQKLAGFSAKYDDIYNRVNSSLIEMDDIFGEIENLQDDVEANPSRLEDVDAKLKVIYNLMQKHVASDISELLKIQTELEEKVSFTENLDDTIQKKQNEIDAQTKILDGISEVIHDNRIVAIPKLKSQLEILLASLGMPNAQFKIEAEYSKTFFANGKDALSFLFSANKGGSFNELKKAASGGELSRIMLAIKSVLSNYMQLPTIMFDEIDTGVSGEISNKMGDIMLQMSKTMQVFSITHLPQIAAKGHSHFKVFKEDVNEVTQTNLIKLNHDERIVEIAQMLGGIEMSSSAIAHAKELLN, from the coding sequence ATGCTAACATCATTATCTATAAAAAATTACGCCCTAATTGATCAGCTTCAAGTCGATTTCAATGATGGCTTATCTATAATTACCGGGGAAACTGGAGCTGGTAAATCTATTCTTTTAGGAGGTTTATCACTAATTCTTGGTAAGCGTGCTGACTTGAGTAGCTTAAAGGACAATACCCAAAAATGTATTGTTGAAGCGGTTTTCAATGTATCTAATTATAAGCTTCAGGCCTTGTTTAAAGATGAAGATTTTGATTATGATGATCAAACCATTATTAGACGGGAAATTCTACCTTCAGGTAAGTCACGTGCCTTTGTAAATGACTCTCCAGTAAACTTATCGAGCTTACAAAATCTTGGTGAACGATTGATCGATATTCATTCCCAACATCAAACCTTGCAACTTACCAATAATGACTTTCAATTTCAAATTATTGATGCTTTAGCCAATAATGAGGAGTCACTTCACAAGTATAAAAAAGAACTCAAGCAATTCAAAACGCTTGAAAAAGAATATAGCGAGCTTGTAAGTTTTCAGGCAGAAGCCATAAAAGAACACGATTACCATTCATTTTTGTTGAAAGAATTATTAGAGGCGAATTTGGTTGATGGTGAGTTGAAATTTTTAGAAGATGAATATGAAACCTTAAATAACATTGAAGGGATTAAGGAGAAGTTGTTAGAATCTTACGAGCTATTAAACGCCGAACAGATTGGTGTTTTGCCAACCATGACAGCATTAAAAAACAGCCTTCAAAAGTTAGCTGGATTTTCCGCTAAATACGATGATATTTATAATCGAGTAAATAGTAGTCTCATTGAAATGGATGATATATTTGGGGAGATTGAAAATTTGCAAGACGATGTAGAAGCAAACCCTTCAAGACTGGAAGATGTAGATGCTAAACTTAAAGTGATTTATAATTTGATGCAAAAACATGTGGCTTCAGATATCTCAGAATTGCTAAAGATTCAGACGGAATTGGAAGAAAAAGTATCTTTTACTGAAAATTTAGACGATACCATTCAGAAAAAACAGAACGAGATTGATGCCCAAACAAAAATACTTGATGGTATTTCTGAAGTCATTCATGACAATAGAATCGTGGCTATTCCAAAATTAAAATCGCAACTTGAAATCCTATTAGCAAGTTTAGGTATGCCAAACGCGCAATTTAAAATAGAAGCCGAATACAGTAAAACGTTTTTTGCCAATGGAAAAGATGCGTTGTCTTTTCTGTTTTCAGCAAATAAAGGGGGCAGTTTTAACGAATTGAAAAAAGCTGCTTCTGGTGGCGAGTTATCACGAATTATGCTAGCTATTAAATCCGTATTATCTAATTACATGCAGTTGCCAACAATTATGTTTGATGAAATTGATACGGGAGTTTCTGGAGAGATATCCAATAAAATGGGTGATATTATGTTGCAAATGAGTAAAACCATGCAGGTGTTTTCAATTACACACTTGCCTCAAATTGCAGCGAAAGGGCATTCACATTTCAAGGTTTTCAAGGAAGATGTAAATGAGGTTACGCAAACGAATCTGATAAAATTAAACCATGATGAACGCATTGTAGAGATTGCACAAATGTTGGGTGGTATAGAGATGTCATCATCTGCTATTGCTCATGCTAAAGAATTGCTTAATTAA
- the porD gene encoding type IX secretion system protein PorD — protein sequence MHKIVVVIVCFLSVFASAQELNCNVVVDAQQTGNENFPIFKTLEKQLTEFINNTKWADKTFSAQERIDCNMVINVVGYSGESFQASIQVQSSRPVYGSSYSTPIYNFNDKDFNFRYLEFQNLIFNPNQFESNLVSVLAFHVYMVLALDADSFAENGGDPYYKKAQVITNYSQQGNFQGWKLEDGLQSRFALIDNILSPTFKEFRSVMYDYHREGLDVMSANPKEGKEQIAASLNQFQAMNSRRPNSFLLRTFFDAKSDEIEDIFSDGPNVNIASVKETLQKVAPMHNSKWQNIKF from the coding sequence ATGCATAAAATTGTTGTTGTTATAGTCTGTTTTTTAAGTGTTTTTGCATCTGCACAAGAATTAAATTGTAATGTGGTTGTCGATGCCCAACAAACAGGGAATGAGAATTTTCCCATTTTTAAGACATTAGAAAAACAACTTACGGAATTTATCAACAACACAAAATGGGCGGATAAAACATTTAGTGCCCAAGAACGCATTGACTGTAATATGGTGATTAATGTTGTTGGTTATAGCGGTGAATCTTTCCAAGCCTCTATTCAAGTACAATCTTCCAGACCGGTTTACGGCTCTTCTTACAGTACACCCATTTATAATTTTAACGATAAGGATTTCAACTTTAGATATTTGGAATTTCAGAATTTAATATTTAACCCCAATCAGTTTGAGTCGAATTTGGTATCGGTTTTAGCCTTTCACGTCTATATGGTTTTAGCATTGGATGCTGATTCGTTTGCCGAAAATGGAGGCGACCCCTATTATAAAAAAGCGCAGGTGATTACCAATTACTCGCAGCAAGGCAATTTTCAAGGTTGGAAATTAGAGGACGGATTACAAAGTAGGTTTGCCCTGATAGATAATATTTTATCACCAACGTTTAAGGAGTTTAGAAGTGTGATGTACGATTATCATCGAGAGGGTTTAGATGTGATGAGTGCCAATCCTAAAGAAGGCAAAGAACAAATAGCAGCGTCCTTAAATCAGTTTCAAGCCATGAACAGTAGACGGCCCAATTCGTTTTTATTGCGCACATTTTTTGATGCAAAATCTGATGAGATAGAGGATATATTCAGCGATGGTCCCAATGTGAACATTGCCAGTGTAAAGGAAACACTTCAAAAGGTGGCGCCCATGCATAACAGCAAATGGCAAAATATCAAATTTTAG
- the coaBC gene encoding bifunctional phosphopantothenoylcysteine decarboxylase/phosphopantothenate--cysteine ligase CoaBC produces the protein MSILCGKNILLGISAGIAAYKTASLVRLFIKSGATVKVVMTPSSKDFITPLTLSTLSKNPVYSSFVNEEDDNAVWNNHVDLGLWADLFIIAPATANTLSKMANGVCDNLLLATYLSAKCPVYFAPTMDLDMYKHPSTLQSFEKLKAFGNIMIPATSGELASGLVGEGRMAEPEDILTFIENDILDALALRGKKVLITAGPTHEAIDPVRFIGNHSSGKMGFEIAKASANLGAEVFLVTGPTHQKVTHSLINLIPVTSAEEMYQACHTYFNDMDIAILSAAVADFKPKEVSTEKIKKSASTLRLELEKTKDILQSLGKIKTNQYLVGFALETNNELENAKDKLKRKHLNLIVLNSLNDKGAGFKSDTNKVTFIDADDNVMAFPLKSKADVAKDLLDKIINEIHA, from the coding sequence ATGAGTATTCTATGCGGCAAGAACATACTATTAGGTATTAGTGCTGGTATTGCCGCTTATAAAACTGCTTCCTTAGTACGTTTATTTATAAAATCTGGTGCCACCGTTAAAGTCGTGATGACACCGTCTTCAAAAGATTTTATAACCCCATTAACCTTATCTACATTATCAAAAAACCCAGTGTATTCTTCTTTTGTAAATGAAGAAGATGATAACGCCGTGTGGAACAACCATGTCGATTTAGGGCTTTGGGCAGATTTATTTATTATTGCTCCAGCCACAGCAAATACCTTATCAAAAATGGCTAATGGCGTGTGTGATAATCTGCTTTTGGCAACTTATCTATCCGCAAAATGTCCGGTCTATTTTGCACCGACTATGGATTTGGATATGTACAAACACCCATCTACCTTACAGTCGTTCGAAAAGCTTAAAGCTTTTGGTAATATTATGATTCCTGCAACAAGTGGAGAATTAGCCAGCGGTTTAGTAGGAGAGGGGCGCATGGCGGAACCTGAAGACATTCTCACATTCATTGAAAATGATATATTAGATGCATTAGCGCTTCGCGGAAAAAAAGTTTTAATCACTGCTGGACCAACACATGAAGCTATAGATCCTGTGCGCTTTATTGGCAATCATTCCAGTGGTAAAATGGGATTTGAAATAGCTAAAGCATCTGCCAATTTGGGTGCTGAGGTTTTTTTAGTTACCGGGCCAACACATCAAAAGGTCACGCACAGTCTTATAAATCTGATTCCTGTAACCAGTGCAGAAGAGATGTATCAAGCATGTCATACGTATTTTAACGATATGGATATTGCAATCCTGTCCGCAGCAGTAGCCGATTTTAAACCCAAAGAAGTATCTACTGAGAAAATAAAAAAGTCCGCTTCAACGTTAAGATTAGAATTGGAGAAAACAAAGGATATATTACAATCATTAGGAAAAATTAAAACAAATCAATATTTGGTAGGTTTCGCGCTAGAGACAAATAATGAGCTTGAAAATGCAAAGGATAAACTTAAAAGAAAACATTTAAATTTAATTGTTTTAAATTCGTTAAATGATAAAGGCGCCGGTTTTAAAAGTGATACCAACAAGGTGACTTTTATTGATGCGGATGACAATGTAATGGCGTTCCCTTTAAAATCTAAAGCAGACGTTGCTAAAGACTTATTAGATAAAATTATAAACGAAATTCATGCATAA
- a CDS encoding DNA-directed RNA polymerase subunit omega codes for MDLKKTNAPVNTVTYDRNQIDEPTENIYESISIIARRADQINTEIKRELIDKLEEFATYNDSLEEIFENKEQIEVSKFYEKLPKPHALAVQEWLTDKIYFRNTEEDSQE; via the coding sequence ATGGATTTAAAGAAAACCAATGCTCCTGTTAATACAGTAACTTACGATAGAAATCAAATTGATGAGCCTACAGAAAACATCTATGAGTCAATTTCCATCATCGCAAGACGTGCAGATCAAATTAACACAGAGATAAAAAGAGAACTCATTGATAAGTTAGAAGAATTTGCAACTTACAATGATAGTCTTGAAGAAATCTTTGAAAACAAAGAGCAAATTGAGGTATCTAAATTTTACGAAAAATTGCCAAAACCTCATGCATTAGCCGTTCAAGAATGGTTAACAGATAAAATATATTTTAGAAATACTGAGGAAGATTCTCAGGAATAA
- a CDS encoding outer membrane protein assembly factor BamD: MKKFLYLLIVLAVFSSCSEYQKALKSEDIATKFKMGDTLYTQGKYAKANKLFAQIVPEYRGKPQAEKLMFLYSNSFYKMGDFYVAGYQFERFASSYPKSEKLEEASFLGAKSYYMLSPVYTKDQTETKDAIEKLQVFINDFPKSEYISEANTLVKELDFKLEKKAYEIAKQYNHISDYQASIKSFDNFIYEFPGSSLREHALFYRLDSAFNLATNSVEYKKEKRLKDAKEYYEAFKKAYVNSEYINDADNMALQLDEELKNYSIKS; this comes from the coding sequence ATGAAGAAGTTTTTATATTTATTAATTGTTTTAGCTGTTTTTAGTTCGTGTAGTGAATATCAAAAGGCCTTGAAGTCTGAAGATATAGCTACAAAATTTAAAATGGGCGATACACTTTACACTCAAGGTAAGTATGCAAAGGCCAATAAGCTTTTTGCACAAATAGTTCCAGAATACAGAGGGAAGCCGCAAGCAGAAAAGTTGATGTTTTTATATTCAAACTCCTTTTACAAAATGGGAGACTTTTATGTTGCAGGGTATCAGTTTGAGCGTTTTGCATCAAGTTATCCTAAAAGTGAGAAACTGGAAGAAGCCTCTTTTTTAGGCGCTAAAAGTTATTATATGTTATCTCCGGTTTACACTAAGGATCAAACGGAAACTAAAGATGCCATAGAAAAGCTTCAGGTTTTTATAAATGATTTCCCAAAATCAGAGTATATTTCCGAGGCCAATACATTGGTTAAAGAGCTTGATTTTAAGTTGGAGAAAAAAGCATATGAAATAGCTAAGCAATACAATCATATATCAGATTATCAAGCTTCAATTAAATCGTTTGATAATTTTATTTATGAATTCCCAGGGTCCTCATTAAGAGAACACGCATTGTTTTACAGATTAGATTCTGCTTTTAATCTAGCAACCAACAGTGTGGAATATAAAAAGGAAAAACGTCTAAAAGATGCTAAAGAATATTATGAAGCATTCAAAAAAGCCTATGTAAATTCTGAATATATCAACGACGCAGATAACATGGCTTTACAATTAGATGAAGAATTAAAAAATTATAGCATAAAAAGTTAA
- the dapA gene encoding 4-hydroxy-tetrahydrodipicolinate synthase, protein MKSKFFGTGVALVTPFKSDFSIDHKALANIVNFNIENGTDYLVICGTTGESVTITKQEKKAIIKTISETNNGRLPMVLGIGGNNTAAVIEEIKSTDLSVIDAILSVAPYYSKPTQEGMYQHFKAISEVSPIDIILYNVPGRTSKNMAPDTVLRLANDFQNIIAVKEAGNNVAQYLELIKNKPEDFLIISGDDDLALGIVLAGGAGVISVIGQAFPKDFSNMIRLGLEGNAKASYVLHFKLMEVISLIFEENNPAGIKAVFAALDLCGDTVRLPLVPASNPLEQKIKDFVNNY, encoded by the coding sequence ATGAAAAGTAAGTTTTTTGGAACTGGCGTAGCGTTGGTGACGCCTTTTAAATCAGATTTTAGTATAGACCATAAGGCTTTAGCAAACATTGTTAATTTTAATATTGAAAATGGTACAGATTATTTAGTGATTTGCGGAACAACAGGAGAGAGTGTAACCATTACCAAGCAAGAAAAAAAGGCTATTATAAAAACCATTTCTGAAACAAATAATGGTCGGTTGCCCATGGTTTTAGGAATTGGAGGTAATAATACAGCCGCTGTTATAGAAGAGATAAAATCGACCGATTTAAGTGTAATAGATGCTATTCTGTCTGTTGCGCCATATTACAGCAAACCTACACAGGAAGGGATGTACCAACATTTTAAAGCTATTTCTGAGGTTTCGCCAATTGATATAATTTTATACAACGTCCCTGGACGAACGTCTAAAAATATGGCCCCCGATACGGTTTTAAGACTCGCAAATGATTTTCAGAATATCATTGCCGTTAAAGAAGCAGGAAATAATGTCGCTCAATATTTAGAATTAATAAAAAACAAACCAGAAGATTTCTTAATCATTTCTGGAGATGATGATTTGGCTTTAGGCATTGTTTTGGCTGGAGGTGCAGGAGTAATTTCAGTTATTGGTCAAGCTTTTCCTAAAGATTTTTCAAACATGATTCGATTAGGGTTAGAAGGAAATGCCAAAGCGTCGTATGTGTTGCACTTCAAATTAATGGAAGTTATCAGCTTAATTTTTGAAGAGAATAATCCAGCGGGCATTAAAGCGGTTTTCGCAGCATTAGACCTGTGTGGTGATACCGTTAGATTGCCATTAGTGCCTGCTTCAAATCCTTTAGAACAAAAAATTAAAGATTTTGTAAATAACTATTAG
- a CDS encoding DUF6913 domain-containing protein: MILKAFKEKSNKKYLNKLLLERHVSVTGNKIESLGVILNIDEFDDFESFRTLANDLKIRSNKFKVIAFTANKKEKPNAWDVCFNPKDFGWKGKIKNIELQSFLDTKFDALISYYANDALELKLLTAMSQAKFKIGVLQIDERVNDLIIKTKLKQLNVFKKELFKYLTILKKIKNEK; encoded by the coding sequence ATGATTTTAAAGGCTTTTAAGGAAAAATCCAATAAAAAATATTTAAACAAATTATTGTTAGAAAGGCACGTAAGCGTTACTGGCAATAAGATTGAGAGTCTTGGTGTTATTCTAAATATTGATGAATTTGACGATTTTGAATCCTTTAGAACGTTGGCAAACGATTTAAAGATACGTTCCAATAAATTTAAAGTGATTGCCTTTACCGCCAATAAAAAAGAAAAACCAAACGCTTGGGATGTCTGTTTCAATCCTAAGGATTTTGGATGGAAAGGCAAAATTAAAAATATTGAACTGCAATCTTTTTTAGACACAAAATTCGATGCTTTAATAAGTTACTATGCTAATGATGCTTTAGAATTGAAATTGCTCACAGCCATGTCACAGGCCAAGTTTAAAATAGGTGTTTTGCAGATTGATGAGCGGGTGAACGATTTAATCATCAAAACCAAATTAAAACAACTCAACGTATTTAAAAAAGAACTTTTTAAATACCTAACCATACTAAAGAAAATAAAGAATGAAAAGTAA
- a CDS encoding 5'-nucleotidase C-terminal domain-containing protein, whose amino-acid sequence MTFKHIIFLFIIAQLWACKQEPYHLTKIKGKTIEITDSLPADLEIENFISPYKKHIQRDLDSVLAFAPQTYSKSDGDLNTAIGNFMADAIYEQANPVFKSRTGKDIDMVLLNHGGIRSILSKGNITTRTAYKIMPFENTIVVVALKGKQIDSLIGYLRHQKKPHPISKMKLTLNANYEVINATIKGKQINSESTYFIATSDYLYNNGDNMGFFKPNDSLYVLDYKVRNALIDYFKMTDTINPVIDDRFIKINP is encoded by the coding sequence ATGACATTTAAACATATTATTTTTCTATTCATAATCGCTCAATTGTGGGCTTGTAAGCAAGAGCCTTATCACCTTACAAAAATTAAGGGCAAAACTATTGAAATTACTGACAGTTTGCCTGCGGATCTGGAAATCGAGAATTTTATATCCCCGTACAAAAAACACATTCAACGAGATCTTGATAGTGTTTTGGCATTTGCTCCTCAGACATATTCCAAAAGTGATGGCGATTTAAATACCGCTATTGGAAATTTTATGGCAGATGCTATTTATGAGCAAGCCAACCCCGTTTTTAAAAGCAGAACAGGTAAAGATATTGATATGGTTTTACTCAATCATGGCGGTATTCGGTCCATTCTATCGAAAGGGAACATTACTACACGCACGGCTTATAAGATTATGCCTTTTGAAAACACAATTGTTGTTGTTGCTTTAAAAGGTAAACAAATTGATAGTTTAATAGGCTATTTGAGGCATCAGAAAAAGCCACACCCAATCTCGAAAATGAAGCTGACACTAAATGCCAATTATGAAGTTATTAATGCCACTATAAAAGGTAAACAGATAAATTCTGAAAGCACTTATTTTATTGCCACGAGTGATTATCTATACAATAATGGGGACAACATGGGGTTCTTTAAACCAAACGATAGTTTATATGTTTTGGATTATAAAGTTAGAAATGCTTTAATTGATTACTTTAAAATGACCGACACCATAAACCCTGTAATTGATGATCGATTTATTAAAATTAATCCTTAG